In Archangium violaceum, the following are encoded in one genomic region:
- a CDS encoding YHYH protein, which produces MLELTIKKLQLEFAAVVLALPLVCCAGSSLGAGGAEHISADTKVEKFTDITNQKLQKRSANCTEYVGTYVSSAKDVRRGARFKGSLTIAEAQYKCVFETNSIPNHNFNDGNQEFANQVKKVTEVFEITTRPRVEPRNTPLSINYDNGILLNGVKLDLLAAACYCVGDEPLGEEKIGCLSMDRPWRYDPMSPINQFGADEHNAHAQPDGAYHYHGNPHALFNEEPDEVTEESPVIGFAADGFPIYGPYIKDGGEIREVRSSYRLKEGKRKHLQNEACFPGGDYDGRFRDDWEYDEDSGDLDECNGMDRNGKYGYYVTNTYPWVMACFRGIPDGSFRKMELHAH; this is translated from the coding sequence ATGCTGGAACTGACCATCAAGAAGCTTCAGCTCGAGTTCGCGGCGGTTGTTCTCGCACTGCCGCTCGTGTGCTGCGCCGGCAGCAGCTTGGGGGCCGGCGGTGCGGAACACATTTCCGCCGACACGAAGGTCGAGAAATTCACCGACATCACGAACCAGAAGCTCCAGAAGCGCAGTGCCAACTGCACGGAGTATGTCGGCACCTACGTCTCCTCGGCGAAGGATGTGAGGCGAGGCGCCCGGTTCAAGGGCTCGCTGACCATCGCCGAGGCCCAATATAAGTGTGTGTTCGAGACCAACAGCATCCCCAATCATAACTTCAATGATGGAAACCAGGAGTTCGCCAATCAGGTGAAGAAGGTAACCGAGGTCTTCGAGATCACCACCAGGCCGAGAGTGGAGCCCAGGAACACGCCTCTGAGCATCAACTATGACAACGGCATCTTGCTGAATGGAGTCAAGCTCGACCTCCTGGCCGCCGCTTGTTACTGCGTCGGAGACGAGCCTCTCGGCGAGGAGAAGATCGGCTGTTTGTCGATGGACCGGCCGTGGCGTTACGATCCCATGTCTCCCATCAACCAATTCGGGGCCGATGAACACAACGCGCACGCGCAACCCGACGGCGCTTATCACTACCACGGCAACCCCCATGCCCTCTTCAACGAAGAGCCCGATGAGGTCACGGAGGAATCCCCGGTGATCGGCTTCGCGGCCGACGGCTTCCCCATCTACGGGCCGTACATCAAGGACGGTGGGGAGATCCGTGAGGTTCGTTCGAGCTATCGCCTCAAGGAGGGGAAGCGGAAACACCTTCAGAACGAAGCCTGCTTTCCCGGCGGAGACTACGACGGTCGCTTCCGCGATGATTGGGAGTACGACGAGGACTCCGGCGACCTCGACGAGTGCAACGGGATGGACCGCAACGGGAAGTATGGCTACTACGTCACCAACACCTACCCGTGGGTGATGGCCTGCTTCAGGGGCATCCCCGATGGCTCATTCAGGAAGATGGAATTGCACGCACACTGA
- a CDS encoding tyrosinase family protein, translated as MKDNGILPLSFLASPIRRALLLLGSLLVAGALAGCSEPVRQRKNVKDLTPQEKQDYVDAVLKLKSTPSPYDSQLSWYDQFVTFHKQVYHYRRKDKQNEDKEYQVGHLSPSFLPWHRKFLLMYEQALREVSGKDISLPYWDWTDEASTHAVFSEDFMGRGGDTKEGHAVLQGPFRKGVWEVKVFSMDEKTKEELKIPYLVRSTLEMHDAPMLPTTADMDACLKVSAYDEAPWDDKADSSRSFRSCLEGWGHSSPDHMHNAAHIWVGGIYDSGPIPMGSMAALDTSPNDPAFFLHHANVDRLWALWEQRHGNSYVPNGEGNPGWNPEDSLYPFDEHPDDSRVKMSGNTVGDMIDLSRLDYEYR; from the coding sequence ATGAAAGACAATGGCATCCTCCCTCTCTCGTTCCTGGCTTCTCCCATCCGCCGAGCCCTGTTGCTGCTGGGCTCTCTGCTCGTGGCCGGAGCCCTGGCGGGATGCTCGGAGCCCGTCCGGCAGCGCAAGAACGTCAAGGATCTCACCCCCCAGGAGAAGCAGGATTACGTCGACGCGGTGCTGAAGCTGAAGTCCACGCCCTCTCCCTATGACAGCCAGTTGAGCTGGTATGATCAGTTCGTCACCTTCCACAAGCAGGTCTACCATTACAGGCGCAAGGACAAGCAGAATGAGGACAAGGAATACCAGGTCGGCCACCTGAGCCCCAGTTTCCTGCCCTGGCACCGGAAGTTCCTGCTCATGTACGAGCAGGCGTTGCGCGAGGTGAGTGGTAAGGACATCTCCCTGCCTTATTGGGATTGGACCGACGAAGCCAGCACCCATGCCGTCTTCTCCGAGGACTTCATGGGACGTGGCGGTGATACGAAGGAGGGTCACGCCGTGCTTCAGGGCCCCTTCCGCAAGGGCGTCTGGGAGGTCAAGGTGTTCTCGATGGATGAAAAGACCAAGGAGGAGCTCAAGATTCCCTACCTGGTCCGCAGCACCCTCGAGATGCATGACGCGCCCATGCTGCCCACCACCGCGGACATGGATGCGTGCCTGAAGGTGAGCGCCTATGACGAGGCTCCCTGGGATGACAAGGCCGACAGCAGCAGGAGCTTCCGCAGTTGCCTGGAGGGCTGGGGCCACTCATCGCCCGATCACATGCACAATGCCGCACACATCTGGGTGGGTGGCATCTACGACAGTGGGCCGATCCCCATGGGCAGCATGGCGGCCCTGGATACGTCTCCCAATGACCCGGCCTTCTTCCTCCACCATGCCAACGTGGACCGCCTCTGGGCCCTGTGGGAGCAGCGCCACGGCAACTCCTATGTCCCCAACGGCGAGGGCAATCCAGGCTGGAACCCCGAGGACTCCTTGTACCCCTTCGATGAGCACCCGGACGACTCGCGGGTGAAGATGTCTGGCAATACCGTGGGCGACATGATCGACCTTTCCAGGCTGGACTACGAGTACCGCTAA
- a CDS encoding serine/threonine-protein kinase has translation MGRRYQLLDVVGRGGMGTVYRALDRLGGSVALKRLHRSLADLEQGTSEDETTATISRELARDLAAEFEALTSLRHPHVVHVLDYGFDEELRPYLTMELLVGAKTLVEAGRGQPLLARLELLVQLLRALAYMHRRGFIHRDLKSANVLVVDGQVKVLDFGLALAREREGEQRGGAAGTPGFMAPELFQGEPASEASDLYSVGVMAQRLLPGARESEPRLGAILQRLMAVDRRERYQRAEEVLRDLREMTGQRVQLETSATRESYLRAARFVGRARERQLLEQALQRSLAGQGEAWLVGGESGVGKSRLVEELRTLAMVRGAVVLSGQAVSSGGSPYEDFRPVLPWLALLTDPSDFEASVLEPLVPNMEALLRRQVPKALEVSGDIAQERLMSVVEALFERIGQPTLLILEDQQWGRAESKRLLARLSARASSLPLLVVATYREDESPGLPQELPDMRVLSVPRLEEEEMARLSESMIGEAGRAPQVLELLRRETEGNPFFLVEVVRALAEEAGQLDRIGAAPLPERVFAGGVRQIIQRRLDKVPASARELLRLAAVVGRHLDLEVLKASEPEVDLERWLEDCASAAVLDFADGRWRFAHDKLREGTLASLPGEKARELHRRAARSIEAAHPHAAEWLAALAYHWSQAGDTEREAHYAERAGEQAMSVYACHAALPYFQRALEIARASAARARHIGHLEGRLAEASYLIGDMASCVTYTGQALKNLGWPLPGSPMGWRLSLARELLVRLAQAATPESFEEQSPERRESRIEAGHLTTRLNEIYFFRPDALRALWSTLRLVNLLEPAGPSPDLARAYIIMATILNALPFPRSMVDDWCERAVRTASRVGSTDSAIYVLVRRVVCGISQARWREAEDWAEQARGLASTARDFRQFEQGCSMLVNALYYQGGFRRGVELSHELELSARKRNAVQTLYWGPMLRARCLVRLGRTEEVLRELEQVLPWFESHASATERILLYGPMALALLHGGQRERALALAGRGLALIKGTKPVNCLLLGGVRMVTEVYLSEWEQVMGGRATGAGELERAAREACKLLRAYTRAFVFAQPVSLLCDGQEAWLSGRSEVALRTWRRCAERAVELAMPYEEGRARLELGRHLALDAPEREAHLSRAREIFQRLEAAVDLARVEAELARAGGPRVSN, from the coding sequence GTGGGTCGCCGCTACCAGCTCCTGGACGTCGTCGGCCGCGGAGGCATGGGCACCGTGTACCGGGCGTTGGATCGGCTGGGCGGCTCCGTTGCCCTCAAACGGCTGCACCGCTCCCTGGCGGATCTGGAGCAGGGGACCTCGGAAGATGAGACCACGGCCACCATCTCGCGTGAGCTGGCTCGGGACCTGGCCGCTGAGTTCGAGGCGCTCACCTCGTTGCGCCATCCTCACGTCGTGCACGTGCTGGACTACGGGTTCGACGAGGAGCTGCGGCCCTACCTCACCATGGAGCTGCTGGTGGGGGCGAAGACCTTGGTGGAGGCGGGGCGGGGTCAGCCGCTCCTGGCGCGGCTCGAGCTGCTGGTGCAACTGCTGCGGGCGCTCGCGTACATGCACCGCCGGGGCTTCATCCACCGGGACCTGAAATCGGCCAACGTGCTGGTGGTGGACGGGCAGGTGAAGGTGCTGGACTTCGGTCTGGCCCTGGCGCGCGAGCGAGAAGGTGAGCAGCGAGGGGGCGCGGCGGGCACGCCGGGGTTCATGGCACCCGAGCTCTTCCAGGGCGAGCCGGCCTCGGAGGCCTCGGACCTGTACAGCGTGGGAGTGATGGCTCAGCGCTTGCTGCCGGGGGCCAGGGAATCGGAGCCGCGTCTGGGGGCGATCCTCCAGCGGCTGATGGCGGTGGACCGGCGCGAGCGCTACCAGCGCGCCGAGGAGGTGCTGAGGGACCTGCGGGAGATGACCGGTCAGCGGGTGCAGCTCGAGACCTCGGCCACGCGTGAGAGCTACCTGCGGGCGGCACGCTTCGTGGGCAGGGCGCGCGAGCGCCAGCTGCTGGAGCAGGCGCTGCAGCGGTCGTTGGCCGGCCAGGGCGAGGCGTGGTTGGTGGGTGGGGAGAGCGGGGTGGGCAAGTCGCGGCTGGTGGAGGAGTTGCGCACGCTGGCGATGGTGCGAGGGGCCGTGGTGCTGAGTGGCCAGGCCGTCAGCAGTGGAGGCAGCCCGTATGAGGATTTCCGGCCGGTGCTGCCCTGGTTGGCGCTGCTGACCGACCCGAGCGACTTCGAGGCCAGCGTGCTCGAGCCCCTGGTGCCGAACATGGAGGCGCTGCTGCGGCGGCAGGTGCCCAAAGCGCTGGAGGTCTCCGGTGACATCGCCCAGGAGCGCCTGATGAGCGTGGTGGAGGCGCTCTTCGAGCGGATCGGCCAGCCGACCCTGTTGATCCTCGAGGACCAGCAGTGGGGAAGGGCCGAGTCCAAGCGGCTGCTGGCGCGGCTGTCGGCGCGTGCGAGCTCGCTGCCGTTGCTGGTGGTGGCCACGTACCGCGAAGACGAGAGTCCCGGGCTCCCCCAGGAGCTGCCAGACATGCGGGTGTTGAGCGTGCCGCGGCTCGAGGAGGAGGAGATGGCGCGCCTGAGCGAGTCGATGATCGGCGAGGCGGGCCGCGCGCCCCAGGTGCTGGAGCTGCTGCGGCGGGAGACGGAGGGCAATCCCTTCTTCCTGGTGGAGGTGGTGCGCGCGCTGGCGGAGGAAGCGGGACAACTGGATCGGATCGGTGCCGCGCCACTGCCGGAGCGGGTCTTCGCCGGAGGCGTGCGGCAGATCATCCAGCGGCGGTTGGACAAGGTGCCGGCGTCGGCGCGCGAGCTGCTGCGGCTCGCGGCGGTGGTGGGCCGCCACCTGGACCTGGAGGTGCTGAAGGCCAGCGAGCCCGAGGTGGACCTGGAGCGGTGGTTGGAGGACTGCGCGAGCGCCGCGGTGCTGGACTTCGCGGATGGGCGGTGGAGGTTCGCCCACGACAAGCTGCGCGAGGGCACACTGGCCAGCCTGCCGGGAGAGAAGGCGCGAGAGCTGCACCGCCGGGCCGCGCGCTCCATCGAGGCCGCGCACCCCCACGCGGCCGAGTGGCTGGCGGCGCTCGCCTACCACTGGAGCCAGGCGGGTGACACGGAGCGGGAGGCCCATTACGCGGAGCGGGCGGGAGAGCAGGCCATGTCCGTCTATGCCTGCCATGCGGCCCTCCCTTACTTCCAGCGGGCCCTGGAGATCGCCCGGGCGAGCGCCGCGCGGGCGCGCCACATCGGCCACCTGGAGGGGCGGTTGGCGGAGGCCTCCTATCTCATCGGCGACATGGCCTCCTGCGTCACGTATACCGGGCAGGCCCTGAAGAACCTGGGCTGGCCGCTGCCCGGGAGCCCCATGGGCTGGAGACTGAGCCTCGCACGTGAGCTGCTCGTGCGGCTCGCGCAGGCGGCCACGCCCGAGTCCTTCGAGGAGCAATCGCCCGAGCGCCGCGAGTCGCGGATCGAGGCCGGGCACCTGACGACGAGACTCAACGAGATCTACTTCTTCCGGCCGGATGCCCTGCGCGCGCTCTGGTCGACGCTCCGGCTGGTCAACCTGCTGGAGCCCGCGGGTCCTTCGCCGGACCTGGCGCGTGCCTACATCATCATGGCGACGATCCTGAACGCCCTCCCCTTCCCGCGGTCGATGGTGGACGACTGGTGCGAGCGCGCCGTGCGCACGGCCAGTCGAGTGGGAAGTACGGACAGCGCGATCTACGTGCTGGTGCGCCGTGTGGTCTGTGGCATCAGTCAGGCCCGCTGGAGGGAGGCGGAGGACTGGGCGGAACAGGCCCGCGGGCTCGCCAGCACCGCCAGGGATTTCCGCCAGTTCGAGCAGGGCTGCAGCATGCTGGTGAACGCGCTCTACTACCAGGGAGGTTTCCGCCGGGGGGTCGAGCTCTCGCACGAGCTCGAGCTCTCCGCACGGAAGCGCAATGCCGTGCAGACCTTGTATTGGGGACCGATGCTGCGGGCGCGCTGTCTCGTTCGTCTGGGCCGTACCGAGGAAGTCCTCCGCGAGCTGGAGCAGGTGCTGCCCTGGTTCGAGTCCCATGCGAGCGCCACGGAAAGAATCCTGCTCTACGGCCCGATGGCCCTGGCGCTGCTGCATGGCGGGCAGCGGGAGCGCGCGCTCGCGCTGGCGGGCAGGGGTCTGGCGCTGATCAAGGGCACGAAGCCGGTGAACTGCCTCCTCCTCGGTGGGGTACGCATGGTGACCGAGGTGTACCTGTCGGAGTGGGAGCAGGTGATGGGCGGCCGGGCCACTGGAGCAGGGGAGTTGGAGCGGGCGGCGCGGGAGGCCTGCAAGCTCCTGCGGGCCTACACCCGGGCCTTCGTGTTCGCACAGCCGGTCTCCCTGCTCTGTGACGGGCAGGAGGCCTGGCTCTCGGGGCGGAGCGAGGTGGCGCTGCGTACCTGGCGGCGCTGCGCCGAGCGCGCCGTGGAATTGGCGATGCCCTACGAGGAAGGAAGGGCCCGGCTCGAGCTGGGGCGGCATCTGGCCCTGGATGCTCCGGAGCGCGAGGCCCATCTCTCGCGCGCCAGGGAGATCTTCCAACGGCTCGAGGCCGCCGTCGATCTGGCGCGCGTCGAGGCCGAGCTGGCCCGGGCCGGCGGCCCCCGCGTCTCGAACTGA